One stretch of Bacteroidota bacterium DNA includes these proteins:
- a CDS encoding ATP-binding cassette domain-containing protein — protein MLVQFDDVSVSFDHHALLRDINLLIEPGEFVSCVGESGAGKSSLLRLIYMDLIPTHGIVSVGEFTSKNITSRQIPFLRRKLGIVFQDFKLLEDRNVYDNVAFALHVTSTSSNVIKKKVVTVLTQVGLSHKRNAMPHQLSGGEQQRVCIARALVNEPFLILADEPTGNLDPGTSMEILKLLLDINHKGTAVLMTTHNYDLVRKAQGKILQIKERNIREVQLKQ, from the coding sequence ATGCTCGTACAATTTGACGATGTCAGTGTTTCATTCGATCATCATGCATTATTGCGTGATATCAATCTTCTTATAGAGCCGGGAGAATTTGTTTCATGTGTCGGAGAATCGGGTGCGGGAAAAAGCAGTCTATTACGATTGATCTATATGGACCTTATCCCAACACACGGCATCGTCTCTGTCGGAGAATTCACTTCAAAGAACATCACATCTCGACAAATTCCATTTTTACGACGAAAACTCGGCATCGTGTTCCAGGATTTCAAACTTCTGGAAGATCGAAATGTGTATGACAATGTAGCGTTTGCGTTACACGTTACAAGTACATCATCAAATGTTATCAAAAAGAAAGTTGTTACGGTATTAACGCAGGTAGGACTAAGTCATAAACGAAATGCAATGCCGCATCAACTTTCCGGAGGCGAACAGCAGCGGGTGTGTATTGCCCGAGCACTGGTCAATGAGCCATTCCTCATCCTGGCGGACGAACCGACGGGAAACCTCGATCCTGGAACATCGATGGAGATATTAAAACTCCTTCTCGATATCAATCACAAAGGGACGGCCGTGTTAATGACAACTCACAATTACGATCTTGTAAGAAAAGCACAAGGAAAGATTTTGCAGATTAAAGAGAGAAATATACGGGAAGTGCAGTTAAAACAATAA
- the pdxA gene encoding 4-hydroxythreonine-4-phosphate dehydrogenase PdxA, which translates to MKPIIAITIGDFNGIGPEVTLKSISSKIVQKNIQPVLIGSFDIFQHVATKLKIAVDLVQVDSLTTKFKTGTVPVITVHPATKKNVQLGVTSPDAGVCAGMAIERAIKLCMDKDVDAMVTAPVSKEALHFAGYNFPGQTEMLAMLTRSDRVTMMLLSKTMRVALATVHVPLKSVSENLFIDRIVEKLDTVNSSLRRDLGIAKPSIAVLGLNPHAGENGAIGTEERDVIIPAIKKAQEKGINAVGPFPADGFFASQAFKKYDAILAMYHDQGLIPLKMSGFDEGVNFSAGLKIIRTSPDHGTAFDIAGKNMANPGSMISAIQLAASIIEQRKK; encoded by the coding sequence ATGAAACCTATCATTGCAATCACCATCGGAGATTTTAACGGCATAGGGCCGGAAGTTACACTGAAAAGTATCTCATCCAAAATTGTTCAAAAAAACATTCAACCTGTATTGATCGGGTCATTTGACATTTTTCAACATGTTGCCACAAAATTAAAAATTGCGGTTGATCTTGTTCAAGTTGATTCACTTACAACAAAATTCAAAACCGGAACCGTCCCGGTCATCACGGTCCATCCCGCAACAAAAAAAAACGTGCAATTAGGTGTCACCTCCCCGGACGCAGGTGTCTGTGCAGGAATGGCCATTGAACGCGCCATAAAACTTTGCATGGATAAGGATGTTGACGCAATGGTCACGGCACCGGTATCCAAAGAAGCCTTACATTTTGCAGGATACAATTTCCCGGGACAAACTGAAATGCTTGCCATGCTTACACGATCGGACCGAGTGACAATGATGTTATTATCGAAAACAATGCGTGTTGCATTGGCTACGGTACATGTTCCGCTCAAAAGTGTTTCTGAAAATCTTTTTATAGATCGAATCGTTGAGAAACTGGACACGGTAAATTCATCGTTACGAAGGGATTTAGGAATTGCGAAACCTTCAATCGCCGTTCTTGGATTGAATCCCCACGCCGGTGAAAACGGCGCAATCGGAACGGAAGAACGCGATGTGATTATTCCGGCAATCAAAAAAGCACAAGAAAAAGGAATTAATGCTGTCGGCCCTTTCCCTGCTGATGGTTTTTTTGCATCTCAGGCATTTAAAAAATATGACGCAATCTTGGCAATGTACCACGATCAAGGTTTGATTCCATTAAAAATGAGCGGATTTGATGAAGGGGTAAATTTCTCCGCCGGATTAAAAATTATTCGCACGTCGCCCGACCATGGAACAGCGTTTGATATAGCCGGAAAGAATATGGCAAATCCCGGTAGCATGATCTCTGCGATCCAATTGGCCGCCTCAATCATTGAACAACGGAAAAAATAA
- a CDS encoding GWxTD domain-containing protein, which produces MKTRAIVSVVIVLCVLSVAFAQERVVREQTGGNVIQYESIVISSDSGNTVVIPLRIRYDFFVFTRSMNTSEDLFTAHGEATIELLDSTGTSSARAIQQINVSAAENSPSFLRSQSGQYFFSFPLPAGYYTIVIKIDDMESKREFVDNKKHIIIPKQSGILSGLIPIQIFSGKAFTLFNLGGDVLFSQNYGFIFLSHKAYSTARYSLSKLLMDEEDKESVETNISTTIVSFENQTVNTLHKDNSIELSLQSAPHCNINYISLNGSQLRQGRYELSILLPDSTTLKTTFAARWRDMPISLYDLDLAIEPIQYITTKDDYSELRRGGRESRINKFEEFWKKKDSTPATAYNEVMHEFYRRVDFSMTAFRTLREMNGAITDRGKIYILYGKPTSTERLLNPDGAPKEIWKYNSLNKMFTFEDPSKQGNYKLAENK; this is translated from the coding sequence ATGAAAACACGAGCAATCGTCTCCGTTGTGATTGTCCTTTGTGTATTAAGTGTGGCATTTGCTCAAGAAAGAGTGGTCCGTGAGCAGACCGGAGGAAATGTTATCCAATATGAGTCGATAGTTATTTCTTCGGATTCAGGAAATACAGTCGTCATTCCACTTCGAATACGGTATGATTTTTTTGTCTTTACACGATCGATGAATACATCTGAAGATCTCTTTACCGCTCATGGAGAAGCGACTATTGAACTGCTGGACTCCACCGGCACTTCATCAGCTCGAGCAATTCAACAAATTAATGTATCAGCTGCCGAAAATTCTCCTTCTTTTCTCCGGTCACAGTCCGGCCAGTATTTTTTCTCCTTTCCACTCCCTGCCGGATATTATACTATTGTCATTAAGATTGATGATATGGAATCAAAGCGAGAATTTGTCGACAACAAAAAACATATCATCATCCCAAAACAATCGGGTATATTATCCGGATTGATACCTATTCAAATTTTTTCCGGAAAAGCATTCACTTTATTCAATCTTGGCGGGGACGTTCTTTTTTCGCAGAATTATGGTTTCATCTTCCTTTCCCATAAAGCATATTCCACTGCTCGATATTCACTTTCTAAATTGTTGATGGATGAAGAGGACAAAGAGTCGGTTGAAACGAATATTTCTACCACTATTGTATCATTTGAAAATCAGACCGTAAACACACTCCATAAAGACAATTCGATCGAACTCAGTTTACAAAGTGCTCCTCATTGCAACATTAATTATATTTCATTGAACGGTTCACAATTGCGTCAAGGACGGTATGAATTATCCATTCTCCTACCTGATTCGACGACACTGAAGACAACATTTGCAGCACGATGGCGTGATATGCCGATATCATTGTATGATCTTGATCTTGCCATTGAGCCAATTCAATACATTACAACCAAAGATGATTACTCCGAACTTCGCAGGGGTGGACGCGAAAGCAGGATAAATAAATTCGAAGAATTTTGGAAGAAGAAAGACTCGACACCAGCTACGGCATATAATGAAGTGATGCATGAATTTTATCGCAGAGTTGATTTTTCTATGACTGCATTCAGAACATTGCGTGAGATGAATGGTGCTATTACCGACAGAGGGAAAATTTATATTCTCTACGGAAAACCGACTTCGACCGAGCGATTGCTCAATCCTGATGGTGCTCCAAAGGAAATATGGAAATACAATTCACTAAACAAGATGTTCACATTTGAAGACCCCAGTAAACAAGGAAATTATAAACTCGCAGAGAATAAATGA
- a CDS encoding MBL fold metallo-hydrolase, translating to MITFLPLGGANDIGASCYYLNIEGTGIILDSGTHPRKFGIDSLPRFELLKDLNVDAVLISHAHQDHIDSLPFLVQRHPYIRIVTTPQTRAIAEITLHNSVNILTEQLKDETTIRAYTHDEIDLLIQNVEWQEYQKQFIVNGYRHASSDPVYASFHDAGHILGSAGTLVEHNGRSIFYTGDVNLEKQSLLAGAKLPKRKVDVLILECTHGSTDSELLPSRTSEQARLAKSANMILGRGGSILVPVFALGKMQEMLSMFWKLMQKGSMATSDIYTGGVGKKLCSVYDKNRYTVGYNDTDFVLSDIPQKDLYDVEHIDDLLRHQCIVLAGSGMVIQNTLSFKMAQRWLTNPKAGIFTVGYMDQETPGYRIATSNKGDLIQLTDAHEPQNVSCDIDRFRFSAHSNRDGILSIVDTLRPSTVILVHGEHDSIDWMGYSIIKRFPHIKLHAAEIGKQLTFFE from the coding sequence ATGATCACTTTCCTTCCTCTTGGTGGTGCAAACGATATCGGCGCATCATGTTATTATTTGAATATTGAAGGAACAGGGATCATCCTGGACAGCGGAACACATCCTCGTAAGTTTGGCATTGATTCCCTTCCTCGTTTTGAACTCCTGAAAGACTTGAATGTGGATGCAGTATTAATTTCACATGCACATCAGGATCATATTGATTCCCTTCCGTTTCTTGTCCAGCGACATCCCTATATTCGTATTGTGACCACTCCCCAAACGCGTGCGATTGCGGAGATTACACTTCATAATTCTGTCAATATTCTTACCGAACAGTTAAAGGATGAAACCACCATCCGTGCGTACACCCATGATGAAATCGACTTGCTGATTCAAAATGTGGAATGGCAGGAATACCAGAAACAATTCATTGTGAATGGATATCGTCATGCAAGTAGTGATCCGGTGTATGCATCCTTTCATGACGCAGGACATATTCTCGGTTCCGCAGGAACGTTAGTGGAACATAACGGGAGATCGATTTTTTATACTGGCGACGTTAATCTTGAAAAGCAATCACTCCTTGCAGGGGCAAAACTGCCAAAAAGAAAAGTGGATGTGCTTATTTTGGAATGTACGCATGGATCAACCGATTCCGAATTACTCCCATCCCGAACGAGTGAACAGGCGCGCCTGGCAAAATCAGCAAATATGATATTGGGACGCGGAGGTTCAATTCTCGTTCCGGTATTTGCCCTGGGAAAAATGCAAGAAATGCTCTCGATGTTTTGGAAGTTGATGCAAAAAGGTTCAATGGCTACCTCCGATATCTATACGGGAGGCGTGGGGAAAAAACTTTGCAGTGTGTATGATAAAAATCGATATACGGTTGGATATAACGATACAGATTTTGTCCTTTCCGATATCCCGCAAAAAGATCTCTACGATGTAGAACACATTGATGATCTTCTACGGCATCAATGTATTGTTCTTGCCGGCAGCGGAATGGTTATTCAAAATACTCTCTCTTTTAAAATGGCTCAACGCTGGTTAACAAATCCCAAAGCGGGCATCTTTACTGTTGGATATATGGATCAAGAAACACCGGGATATCGAATCGCCACATCAAACAAAGGAGATCTTATCCAATTAACCGATGCTCATGAACCGCAAAATGTTTCATGTGATATTGACCGATTTCGTTTTTCGGCACACAGCAATAGGGACGGTATACTTTCAATCGTTGATACACTTCGTCCTTCAACCGTTATTTTGGTTCACGGTGAACATGATTCCATTGATTGGATGGGATATTCCATTATAAAACGATTTCCTCATATAAAATTACACGCAGCAGAAATTGGCAAACAATTGACCTTCTTTGAATAA
- a CDS encoding TlpA disulfide reductase family protein → MLNHQFSRSRVFLGFFFLNTVLSIGQTVRPIDEKGLDSLISHRNGKHLVLNIWATWCIPCKEEFPDLIKLSDSLKAKQVEVVAISVDYPDEINSKIQPFLKKMKPPFRVFVWDFPSQDAFFAQFDKSWSGAIPATFIYDNKGIQQRFLLGKQSNSQFKKAIDDVLRKQ, encoded by the coding sequence ATGTTGAATCATCAATTTTCACGAAGCCGGGTTTTTCTCGGCTTCTTTTTTTTGAATACAGTTCTATCAATAGGCCAAACCGTTCGACCTATTGATGAAAAAGGATTGGACTCACTCATTTCTCACCGAAATGGGAAACATCTCGTCCTTAATATATGGGCAACGTGGTGTATTCCATGTAAAGAAGAGTTTCCGGATCTGATAAAACTTTCCGATAGTCTCAAAGCAAAACAGGTTGAAGTCGTTGCAATCAGTGTCGATTATCCTGATGAAATCAATTCCAAGATACAACCATTCCTAAAAAAAATGAAACCCCCTTTCCGAGTTTTTGTTTGGGACTTCCCATCGCAGGATGCCTTTTTTGCTCAATTCGATAAATCGTGGAGTGGTGCAATTCCCGCAACATTTATCTATGATAACAAAGGGATACAACAGCGATTTCTGCTGGGCAAACAAAGCAACTCTCAATTTAAAAAAGCCATTGATGATGTTCTCAGGAAACAGTAA
- a CDS encoding thioredoxin family protein — MKTLIATLILAVTFTFAGTPVKVENFTLNDYNGKKFELADFKESKAIVLMFISTQCPVSNAYNERMASLYNDYKDKKIAVVGINSNKAEAPDEIKEHAQEHNFGFTILKDVNNVIADKLEANHTPEIYIVHPTTLEVLYHGRIDDSQREAKVKTNDLRTALDEIISEKPVSVKETKAFGCTIKRVN, encoded by the coding sequence ATGAAAACGTTAATTGCTACGTTAATTCTTGCTGTAACATTTACCTTCGCCGGCACACCAGTAAAAGTAGAAAATTTCACATTAAATGATTATAACGGAAAGAAATTTGAACTTGCCGATTTCAAAGAATCAAAAGCAATCGTATTAATGTTCATTTCAACTCAATGCCCTGTGTCAAATGCCTATAATGAACGCATGGCGTCGTTATATAATGATTACAAGGATAAAAAAATTGCCGTGGTCGGAATCAACTCCAACAAAGCTGAAGCACCCGATGAAATTAAAGAACACGCTCAAGAACATAATTTTGGATTTACTATTCTTAAAGATGTGAATAATGTTATTGCTGATAAATTGGAAGCCAATCACACACCGGAAATTTACATCGTTCACCCTACCACATTGGAGGTGTTGTATCATGGCCGTATCGATGATTCACAGCGAGAAGCAAAAGTAAAAACGAATGATTTGCGCACGGCATTAGATGAAATTATTTCCGAAAAACCAGTTTCTGTGAAAGAAACCAAAGCGTTCGGTTGCACCATTAAGCGAGTGAATTAA
- a CDS encoding acyl-CoA thioesterase, with translation MKYSKFTSEVLVRPDDIDMNNHVHNSKYLELVLAARYEQMTRDYKMSMDEFIRRGLGWVVNTCFIQYKRPLVLGDVAIVKTGILEFGTSSAKVGFEIFRKETNKLSADGYFDYTLVNLTSGRSEKLSEEIVQKYSI, from the coding sequence ATGAAATATTCTAAATTTACTTCAGAAGTGCTCGTTCGCCCGGATGATATCGACATGAATAACCATGTTCATAATTCAAAATATCTTGAATTAGTCTTAGCAGCCCGGTACGAACAAATGACGCGAGATTATAAAATGTCCATGGACGAATTCATCCGGCGTGGATTAGGATGGGTAGTGAACACTTGCTTCATTCAATACAAACGCCCTCTTGTCCTTGGGGATGTTGCAATTGTAAAGACCGGGATTCTTGAGTTCGGAACTTCTTCAGCAAAAGTCGGGTTTGAGATCTTTAGAAAAGAGACGAACAAATTATCCGCAGACGGGTATTTTGATTACACCTTGGTCAATCTTACATCAGGCCGTTCTGAAAAACTTTCAGAAGAAATTGTTCAAAAATATAGTATCTAA